The following coding sequences are from one Musa acuminata AAA Group cultivar baxijiao chromosome BXJ1-6, Cavendish_Baxijiao_AAA, whole genome shotgun sequence window:
- the LOC135677693 gene encoding AP2/ERF and B3 domain-containing transcription repressor RAV2-like — translation MEGGCVEEVSSDSEKRLQVAPQHFVTEVLRRMGSGVSVVLDPTPEGGMKAESRKLPSSRYKGVVPQLNGRWGAQIYERTRRVWLGTFGDEAEAARAYDVAAQRFRGQDATTNFHPLSETHDDEAAELTFLLAHSKAEIVDMLRKHTYGEELEQSKRDARDGRGAIAGKRRTPNDLRSVRDLLFEKVVTPSDVGKLNRLVIPKHHAEKHFPSKSSSSMACKGVLFNYEDVGGKVWRFRYSYWKSSQSYVLTKGWSRFVKEKNLKAGDVVSFWRSTGPEKRMYIDRRTGGAVCDRSAPPAIVQLPVVKLFGVDISESPASGGDAKRGREMELFPPSQFFETQFIEAL, via the coding sequence ATGGAAGGTGGTTGTGTCGAAGAGGTATCGAGCGACTCGGAGAAGCGGCTGCAGGTGGCGCCGCAGCATTTTGTGACCGAGGTCCTACGGCGCATGGGCAGCGGCGTCAGCGTGGTGCTCGACCCCACTCCGGAGGGCGGGATGAAGGCTGAGTCCAGGAAGCTGCCATCGTCTCGGTACAAGGGCGTCGTCCCCCAGCTGAATGGCCGGTGGGGCGCCCAGATCTACGAGAGGACCCGGCGGGTGTGGCTCGGCACCTTCGGCGACGAGGCGGAGGCTGCAAGGGCCTACGACGTCGCCGCGCAACGGTTCCGCGGCCAGGACGCGACCACCAACTTCCATCCCCTGTCGGAGACCCACGACGACGAGGCGGCCGAGCTTACCTTCCTCTTGGCGCACTCCAAGGCGGAGATCGTGGACATGCTGCGCAAGCATACGTACGGCGAAGAACTGGAGCAGAGCAAGCGAGACGCACGGGATGGCCGGGGCGCCATTGCAGGCAAGAGGAGGACGCCGAACGACCTGCGATCGGTTCGCGACCTTCTGTTCGAAAAGGTGGTGACGCCGAGCGACGTCGGGAAGCTGAACAGGCTCGTGATACCGAAGCATCACGCCGAGAAGCACTTCCCATcgaagagcagcagcagcatggCGTGCAAGGGCGTGCTGTTCAACTACGAGGACGTCGGTGGCAAGGTTTGGAGGTTTCGGTACTCGTACTGGAAGAGCAGCCAGAGCTACGTGCTAACGAAAGGGTGGAGCCGGTTTGTGAAGGAGAAGAACCTAAAGGCGGGGGATGTGGTTAGCTTCTGGCGATCCACCGGGCCGGAGAAGCGGATGTACATCGACCGGAGGACCGGGGGAGCCGTGTGCGATCGCAGCGCGCCACCCGCCATCGTGCAGCTTCCCGTGGTCAAGCTGTTCGGTGTGGACATATCAGAATCGCCAGCGAGCGGCGGCGATGCcaaaagaggaagagagatgGAATTGTTTCCACCATCACAGTTCTTCGAGACGCAATTCATAGAAGCTTTGTAA